From a single Planctomycetota bacterium genomic region:
- a CDS encoding ROK family protein, with translation MPAHADWIPAAAAKQPLFAGVDLGGTNIKVGLVDDDGRTLAFHTEPTLVGKGPDDVCRRMGAGVHTVAGMAGVAPAAIARVGLGTPGPQDLKAGTIIRAGNLPGFDGYPVREAVSRACGLPVSFANDATAAGYGEFWIGSAREFGSSVLLTLGTGIGGGIVIAGEPLEGAHSHGAECGHNLVDPSPDARVCPCGMPGHLEAYCSAKALLKRARQVLDLAPGGSLARAVDGGAELTPLLVSREAAAGDGVALDLILEVARWLG, from the coding sequence ATGCCCGCCCACGCCGACTGGATCCCGGCGGCAGCCGCGAAACAGCCCTTGTTCGCCGGCGTCGACCTCGGGGGCACGAACATCAAAGTCGGCCTCGTCGACGACGACGGCCGCACGCTCGCCTTCCACACCGAGCCGACACTCGTCGGCAAGGGCCCCGACGACGTCTGCCGGCGGATGGGCGCGGGCGTCCACACCGTGGCCGGAATGGCCGGCGTGGCGCCGGCGGCGATCGCCCGCGTCGGCCTGGGAACACCGGGGCCGCAGGACCTCAAAGCGGGCACGATCATCCGCGCCGGGAACCTCCCCGGGTTCGACGGCTACCCGGTCCGCGAGGCGGTGTCGCGGGCTTGCGGTCTGCCGGTCTCGTTTGCCAACGACGCCACCGCCGCCGGCTACGGAGAGTTCTGGATCGGCTCGGCGCGGGAGTTCGGCAGCTCGGTCCTGCTCACGCTGGGCACCGGGATCGGCGGCGGGATCGTGATCGCCGGCGAGCCGCTCGAGGGGGCCCACAGCCACGGCGCCGAGTGCGGCCACAACCTCGTCGATCCCTCCCCCGATGCACGCGTGTGCCCGTGCGGCATGCCGGGGCACCTCGAGGCCTACTGCAGCGCCAAGGCCCTGCTCAAGCGCGCCCGCCAGGTCCTCGATCTCGCCCCGGGCGGGTCGCTGGCGCGGGCGGTGGACGGTGGGGCGGAGCTGACGCCCCTGCTGGTGTCGCGCGAGGCGGCCGCCGGCGACGGCGTGGCCCTCGACCTGATCCTCGAGGTGGCGCGCTGGCTGGGGA
- a CDS encoding c-type cytochrome, whose translation MLYGHRGVVSRRSGSCLTVLASCALVGCQPAAAPPGTRGVAVVESVEVRPAPTAPAVDAGKVASDEAKVAADEAIAAAGRDLGPAAPAAAAPAEPVAAPTPAAAPKAIEPAATQPVAAEPAVASAAATREQVLLGDPALTAGVPGQGPITLDQIDAWLADPKNSVQLEPILPLGLSQGAAQITGLDENPLTRAKIELGRQLYFDPRLSADATVSCASCHNPAEGYSAHTKTGVGIRGQQGGRNSPVSFNRILSGKQFWDGRVDSLEAQAVGPIANPIEMGFTHEGVVKRLGEIPVYKRQFEKIFGEVSIARVGQAIAAFERALVTAPSPYDHGEQLRPFAALDEDDIADDPDLAKRFAAAKGAAAATPMSESARRGREIFFTEKGNCTACHVGANLADEKYHNIGIGMDKPEPDLGRYVVSKDKKDKGAFKTPTVRNVALSAPYMHDGSLATLEEVVEWYDKGGHPNPHLSDKIRPLKLSPEEKADLVEFMKACTGPTPSVETSRLPADS comes from the coding sequence ATGTTGTACGGCCATCGAGGTGTCGTGTCCCGGCGGTCGGGCTCCTGCCTGACGGTGCTCGCATCCTGTGCGCTCGTCGGCTGCCAGCCGGCCGCGGCCCCCCCGGGCACACGCGGTGTCGCGGTCGTCGAGTCGGTCGAGGTCCGGCCGGCTCCCACGGCGCCGGCCGTCGATGCCGGCAAGGTGGCCAGCGACGAGGCCAAGGTCGCGGCCGACGAGGCGATCGCGGCCGCCGGACGCGATCTCGGTCCGGCGGCACCGGCCGCCGCTGCCCCGGCCGAACCGGTCGCGGCTCCCACTCCGGCCGCGGCGCCGAAGGCGATCGAGCCCGCAGCGACCCAGCCAGTCGCCGCCGAGCCCGCCGTCGCCAGCGCAGCCGCCACCCGCGAACAGGTGCTCCTCGGCGACCCGGCGCTGACGGCCGGCGTTCCCGGCCAGGGGCCGATCACGCTCGACCAGATCGACGCCTGGCTCGCCGACCCGAAGAACTCGGTCCAGCTCGAGCCGATCCTCCCGCTGGGTTTGTCCCAGGGGGCGGCGCAGATCACCGGCCTCGACGAGAACCCGCTCACCCGCGCGAAGATCGAGCTCGGCCGGCAACTGTATTTCGACCCGCGTCTGTCCGCCGACGCGACGGTGAGCTGCGCCAGCTGCCACAATCCCGCCGAGGGCTACTCGGCCCACACCAAGACCGGCGTCGGCATCCGCGGCCAGCAGGGGGGGAGAAACTCGCCGGTGTCGTTCAACCGGATCCTCTCCGGCAAGCAGTTCTGGGACGGACGCGTCGATTCGCTCGAGGCCCAGGCGGTCGGCCCGATCGCCAATCCGATCGAGATGGGCTTCACCCACGAAGGGGTCGTCAAGCGGCTCGGCGAGATCCCGGTGTACAAGCGGCAGTTCGAGAAGATCTTCGGCGAAGTCTCGATCGCCCGGGTCGGCCAGGCGATCGCCGCCTTCGAGCGGGCCCTCGTCACCGCGCCGTCCCCCTACGACCATGGCGAGCAGCTCCGCCCCTTCGCCGCCCTCGATGAAGACGACATCGCCGACGACCCCGACCTCGCCAAGCGCTTCGCCGCGGCCAAAGGGGCGGCGGCCGCGACGCCGATGAGTGAGTCGGCCCGCCGCGGCCGCGAGATCTTCTTCACCGAAAAGGGCAATTGCACCGCCTGCCACGTCGGTGCCAACCTCGCCGACGAGAAGTACCACAACATCGGCATCGGGATGGACAAGCCCGAGCCCGACCTCGGGCGGTACGTCGTCTCCAAGGACAAGAAGGACAAGGGGGCGTTCAAGACGCCGACTGTGCGCAATGTCGCCCTCTCGGCCCCCTACATGCACGACGGCTCGCTGGCGACGCTCGAAGAGGTGGTCGAGTGGTACGACAAGGGCGGCCACCCCAATCCCCACCTCAGCGACAAGATCCGGCCGCTCAAGCTGTCGCCCGAGGAGAAGGCCGACCTGGTCGAGTTCATGAAGGCCTGCACCGGGCCGACGCCGTCGGTCGAGACCAGCCGGCTCCCGGCCGATTCCTGA
- the sixA gene encoding phosphohistidine phosphatase SixA → MRSGVAPDRRRAPFAGAWRGDDNLSGSYPTATLTSAMPTLTTRLAIIRHAWAEEVSASGDDASRPLTRKGRKRFARLLDRLVAGGLAIDVIATSPLLRARETADILAERVGGEPRIEVIAALAPGSDWRALVDWTIAQDARQVAWVGHAPCVGRLVALSIGDGAAAIRMPKGAVASVRLDDGPGHPGELEWLATADLLGE, encoded by the coding sequence ATGCGATCTGGCGTCGCTCCTGACCGGCGTCGGGCGCCGTTTGCAGGCGCTTGGCGCGGTGACGACAATCTCTCCGGTTCGTACCCGACCGCCACTCTCACTTCCGCCATGCCCACGCTCACCACCCGTCTTGCGATCATCCGCCACGCCTGGGCCGAGGAGGTGTCGGCCAGCGGTGACGACGCGTCGCGCCCGCTCACGCGCAAGGGGCGGAAGCGGTTCGCCCGGCTGCTCGACCGACTCGTCGCCGGGGGCTTGGCCATCGACGTCATCGCCACCAGCCCGCTCCTGCGCGCCCGTGAGACGGCCGACATCCTCGCCGAGCGTGTCGGAGGCGAGCCCCGGATCGAGGTCATCGCCGCGCTCGCCCCCGGGTCCGACTGGCGGGCGCTGGTCGACTGGACGATCGCCCAAGACGCCCGGCAGGTGGCCTGGGTCGGTCACGCCCCGTGCGTCGGCCGGCTGGTGGCACTGTCGATCGGCGACGGCGCCGCGGCGATCCGGATGCCGAAGGGGGCAGTGGCGTCGGTCCGTCTCGACGACGGTCCGGGCCATCCCGGCGAACTGGAATGGCTGGCCACCGCCGATCTGCTCGGCGAGTGA